The Deltaproteobacteria bacterium sequence GAGCGGCTCCTGCGCCGCGGGATCGTCGACGCGAGCGGCCGCCAGCCAGTAACGCTCGGGCATGGCGCCCGGCGACGGGAAGCTGCCCGCGCCGAGCAAGACGACATCGGCCGGCTCGATGTGAAACCCGGCCTCTTCGCGCACCTCGATCGCGGCCCGGCGACGGATGCCGTCCTCCCCGCGGTCGTCGGCCTCGACGATGCCCGCGACGACCTCGCGGAAGTACAGATAGCGCGCGCGGTCCGGCACCGGCGCGACCCCCGCGGCGCGCCCGAACGCCAGCGGCGGCCGCAACCCGTCGCGCACGAGCACGCGCGGTCTCCCGCCGGCGATGCAGTAGACCGCGACGACGACCGCGTCGACGCCCTTCGG is a genomic window containing:
- a CDS encoding NUDIX hydrolase is translated as MRVVDLIVDSDELVGASGGFLALRRLRVRNRRADGSVSRPYCVDFVVRPKGVDAVVVAVYCIAGGRPRVLVRDGLRPPLAFGRAAGVAPVPDRARYLYFREVVAGIVEADDRGEDGIRRRAAIEVREEAGFHIEPADVVLLGAGSFPSPGAMPERYWLAAARVDDPAAQEPLEGDGSPMEEGATTEWLDLDDAIAACVAGDIEDAKTELCLRRLRDWLASPGAP